Within Microterricola gilva, the genomic segment CGTCCTCCTCCCGGCGCCGTTACGGGAGGGGGCCTGCCCCGTGCCTCGCTGGCGGCTGGCCGCCATGAGCGCTGCGCCGATCCGCGCCGCGAGGCGCGGTCTGCCGCGTTCCGGCGAGGGGTGCCGCGGGGCGAGAGTGAGCCAAACGGATGCCGCAACGCGCGTCCGCACGAACAGGGAGGTTCATCATGCACAGGGTCTATGCGGTCATCGCCTGGGTCATCGCCGGCGGCGTCGCCGTGCAGGCCGCCGCGATCGCGTTCGGAGTCGGCGGAATGGTGCACTTCGTGCAGGACGGCGGCGTCGTCGACAAAGCGCTGATCGAGAGCGGTCAGCTCACCTACCTCGGCGAGATCGGCTTCTGGATCCACGCAATCGTCGGTGCCGTGGTGATCCCGCTCGCCGCCGTCGCCTTGTTCCTCGTGGCATTCGGGGTGCGCGTGCGCGGCGCCCGGCTGCTGGCCGGGATCGTGCTCGGGCTGATCGCCCTCCAGGTGATGGCCGGCTTCGGGCTGCGCGATCTGCCGTATCTGGGTCTGCTGCACGGGGTGAACGCCCTCGCCGTGCTGCTCGCCTCCGTGTTCGCCGCGCTGCGGGTGAGCCGCTCCGCGCGGAAGACCGTGGCGGAGGCGACATCCGATGCCGTCCCGGCGTGAGGTCTTCCGCCGCGTGCTTCTCGGCGCCGCGCTCACGACCGCGCTGCTCGCCGCGTTCGTCGCCTGGCAGGGAACGCTCCTGGGCGAGTACTCGGTCATGGAGATGGGCGGGTCTGCCGGCCATTCCGACCACGCGGGCCACGCCGTCCCCGCCAGTGCCGCGCTCGACGGCCCCGCCGCCGGCGGCACGAGCGTCACGGCGTTGACCGCCGATGCAGACCGCCCGGCCGATGTGCGGGTCGAACTCGTCGCCAGGCAGGAACGCATCGACGTGCCTGGTGGCCGCCCGGTCGATGGGTACACCGTGAACGGCCAGTCCCCCGGCCCCGTCATCCGAGCCAGGCAGGGCGAGCTCGTCGAGGTCGTGTTCATCAACGAGTCCGTCGCAGCCGGCGCGACGCTGCACTGGCACGGTATCGACGTGCCGAATGCGGCCGACGGGGTGGCCGGCATCACGCAGGACGCGGTTCCCGTCGGCGGCCGTTACGTCTACCGCTTCGTCGCCGCGGACGCCGGGACGTACTGGTACCACTCGCACCAGCTCTCGCACGAGCAGGTGCAGCGCGGCCTGCTCGGTGCTGTCGTGATCGAGCCGGGCGACGCCGCACCGGATGCCGCCACCGAGCTGATCGCCCTGCTGCACCTCTACGGCAGCCAGCACACGCTGAACGGCCGGGTGGCCGACGAGCGGGTTCCGGCCTCTCCCGGCCAGGAGGTGCGGGTGCGCGTGATCAACACCGACCAGGGCACCGCCGCGGTCTGGTCGGCCGACCCGTTCCGCGTCGTCGCGGTCGACGGCCATGAGGTGAGCGAACCGGGCGAGGTCACCGACCGCACGCTCCTCATCCCGGCAGGCGGGCGCGCCGACGTCTCGATGCTGGCGCCAGAGCAGGGCGCGGCGCAGCTCAGGGTGGGCGGCGCCCGCAGCGTGCTGATCGGGGACGTGGCGGACGGCGCCGCGGTGACGGAGCCGGTGCGGCAGCCCG encodes:
- a CDS encoding multicopper oxidase family protein, with amino-acid sequence MPSRREVFRRVLLGAALTTALLAAFVAWQGTLLGEYSVMEMGGSAGHSDHAGHAVPASAALDGPAAGGTSVTALTADADRPADVRVELVARQERIDVPGGRPVDGYTVNGQSPGPVIRARQGELVEVVFINESVAAGATLHWHGIDVPNAADGVAGITQDAVPVGGRYVYRFVAADAGTYWYHSHQLSHEQVQRGLLGAVVIEPGDAAPDAATELIALLHLYGSQHTLNGRVADERVPASPGQEVRVRVINTDQGTAAVWSADPFRVVAVDGHEVSEPGEVTDRTLLIPAGGRADVSMLAPEQGAAQLRVGGARSVLIGDVADGAAVTEPVRQPAERLDLLSYGAPVPLGIDPSRPDRVYDYVIARRYGIIDGRPGNFWTINGRMFPDVPMFAVSEGDVVVMRIRNDSGDVHPMHLHGHHALVLSRDGVAACGSPWWVDTLDVRPHESYEIAFVADNPGIWSDHCHTLQHAVDGLITHVMYDGVTTPFTINGDAGNHPE